A section of the Oncorhynchus tshawytscha isolate Ot180627B linkage group LG09, Otsh_v2.0, whole genome shotgun sequence genome encodes:
- the LOC112259195 gene encoding sphingosine 1-phosphate receptor 2-like, protein MTLCRKATVLCHPVVAMKSKYSQYYNRTLIHAYYVFAKDMTSEELEERTNGKAQLSSLNIVFVIICSIIILENLLVLIAVFRNKKFHSAMFFFIGNLAFSDLLAGSAYIANIFLSGPRTFELVPVQWFIREGTAFIALAASVFSLLAIAIERYIAITKVRVYGSNRTCRMFLLIGTCWVTSILLGGLPIIGWNCINNLPECSVLLPLYSKKYILFVVTIFSIILLSIGILYVRIYLIVRSSHQEATNSPAYALLKTVTIVLGVFIVCWLPAFTVLLLDTSCRRLDCPVLSKADIFFGIATLNSALNPLIYTLRSKDMRKEFLRVLCCWGLLTSGRPTDRCLVPLKSSSSMEHCTNKHEHQTTPIMQAECTTCV, encoded by the coding sequence ATGACTCTTTGTCGAAAAGCCACCGTGCTCTGCCACCCCGTTGTTGCCATGAAGAGCAAGTATTCCCAGTACTACAACCGGACCCTGATCCATGCCTACTATGTGTTTGCCAAGGACATGACCtcggaggagctggaggagcgcACCAACGGGAAGGCCCAGCTCAGCTCCCTCAACATCGTCTTCGTCATCATCTGCAGCATCATCATTCTGGAGAACTTGCTGGTGCTCATTGCCGTGTTCCGCAACAAGAAGTTCCACTCCGCCATGTTCTTCTTCATCGGGAACCTAGCCTTCTCCGACCTGCTGGCCGGCTCTGCCTACATCGCCAACATCTTCCTATCAGGGCCAAGGACCTTTGAGTTGGTGCCGGTACAGTGGTTCATCCGGGAGGGCACAGCCTTTATAGCGCTGGCCGCCTCCGTCTTCAGCCTGCTGGCCATTGCCATCGAGCGCTACATCGCCATCACCAAGGTCAGGGTGTACGGCTCCAACAGGACGTGTCGTATGTTCCTGCTGATCGGGACGTGCTGGGTCACCTCCATCCTCCTGGGGGGCCTGCCGATCATCGGCTGGAACTGCATCAACAACCTGCCTGAGTGCTCGGTCTTGCTGCCTCTCTATTCTAAGAAGTACATCCTATTTGTGGTCACCATCTTCAGCATCATCCTGCTCTCTATCGGCATCCTTTACGTGCGCATCTACCTGATCGTGCGCTCCAGCCACCAGGAGGCCACCAACTCTCCGGCCTACGCCCTGCTGAAGACGGTCACCATCGTGCTGGGCGTCTTCATCGTGTGCTGGCTGCCCGCCTTCACAGTCCTCCTCCTGGACACCTCCTGCCGCAGGCTGGACTGCCCCGTCCTCTCCAAGGCAGACATCTTCTTCGGCATCGCCACGCTCAACTCGGCACTCAACCCACTGATCTACACGCTACGCAGCAAGGACATGAGAAAAGAGTTCCTGCGCGTGCTGTGCTGCTGGGGGCTGCTGACCAGCGGGCGCCCCACTGACCGATGCCTGGTGCCCCTCAAGAGCTCCAGCTCTATGGAGCACTGTACCAACAAACACGAACACCAGACCACGCCCATCATGCAGGCAGAGTGCACCACCTGTGTCTGA